A stretch of Fusarium poae strain DAOMC 252244 chromosome 2, whole genome shotgun sequence DNA encodes these proteins:
- a CDS encoding hypothetical protein (SECRETED:SignalP(1-20)), producing MVRLSNSIILISILASGAVAAPEFDQEAELRRSNCDNGCFDDSFPGGSCTNDPACMCTQNKYREAYFCCMAKSCEAIVLTRSVKRQHDECQARNLDFTFNVEKACGIKLAATTSTTSLTETAATSTNSETSSAVIVAATSDAETKTISDKKAEDTAQASPTESAAPVTDGVPQLKPALGGLVLLMASAFYLL from the exons ATGGTTCGCTTGTCCAACTCCATTATTCTTATCAGCATCCTGGCTTCTGGTGCCGTTGCTGCACCTGAATTCGATCAGGAAGCTGAGCTACGCAGGTCAAATTGCGAC AATGGCTGCTTTGACGATTCTTTTCCAGGTGGTTCATGCACAAACGACCCAGCTTGCATGTGCACCCAGAACAAGTATCGCGAGGCGTATTTTTGCTGCATGGCAAAGAGCTGTGAGGCCATCGTCCTGACCA GATCTGTTAAGAGACAGCACGATGAATGTCAGGCTCGAAATCTTGACTTCACTTTCAATGTTGAGAAAGCCTGCGGTATTAAGTTGGCAGCCACTACTTCCACAACCTCTTTAACCGAAACTGCTGCTACATCCACGAATTCAGAAACATCTTCAGCAGTGATAGTAGCTGCGACTTCTGATGCAGAAACCAAGACCATCTCCGATAAGAAGGCCGAAGATACGGCTCAAGCATCACCCACAGAAAGTGCTGCCCCTGTGACTGATGGTGTCCCACAGCTAAAGCCCGCTCTGGGCGGCCTGGTTCTGTTGATGGCCTCCGCGTTCTACCTTCTATAG